Genomic window (Magnolia sinica isolate HGM2019 chromosome 10, MsV1, whole genome shotgun sequence):
gttcaaaggagatcatagttatgtggcccccaaagtgatgtatttattatatctttaccgttcatatatttttagagatcattttagagcattatccagaaaatgaatcatatccaaatatcgtctggaccacaccatgaatGGCAGCGGTgataatggttttcaccattaaaaagcttgtagggcccactaaaacGTTTAATttacatccaatatattcataaggtcacaaagacctgaatgaaggcaaaaaacaaatttcatattgatccaaaacttatgtgacccaaaaagggtttcaatggtagacgttcaatcccccactagcttttgcagtgtggtccacttgataggtagatccatcttatttttcatctcaagccttgagacaagctcagcaaatggatggacggtttgtttagatataacacatatctcgtcattagacccatggaacttgttgacgtcaatacaatagCTACATTAGCTAGTGCGAGGTACACCAGCTAATTGGCTTCCGTCAAACCTTGATTTCCACCCAAACATTTTTCGCTCATTTCCAAATGTGAAAAGCAgcaaaattttcaaatgggtgaAATTGCCAATAATAACATTTGACAATTCATAGCATTTTCCCGAGTAAGTAATAAATGCTCAGGGAAAATGCATTTACTCATGTTTTCTAAAAACAAACAGGCCACTAGGGGTGGGAAAATTTACATGAGcacgaaaaaagaagaagcatcgGCCCACAAATTGTGCTTGTTATATATAAATGCctaaaattaaactgtccaaaatgtGGGCCCTGCTTTATAGGTGATGGAGACCTAAATCCAAATCAGTTTTATGATTTTTAACCTCTGATCAAATGGATATACTTAGGCGAATTAGGACCTttgatttaatttcattttaatcATCCATTAGATGACCACCaattggataatcagactcaacaTTTCTCTGTATGTTTTGCATCATAACATCTTTACAATAGGCGctttttgaacggtttggattgaaataaataaatatatacctTTTTTTACAATAGCTGTGTGAATGTCCATGAACAATCGTACTCCGTCAGCGTATCAATATGCCAACAAGAGCCGTTTGGGTCAGAAAAAACAACGTTTCGTTGTCTTCTGCTCCGGACGAGAACCCGGTTCGTTCGCCGGTTCTCCTGTCCTAGCGTTGCCACGTCAGCCACTCTAAGCGGACGAGCCGGTCCACCGAAATCCTCGAGCCATCATCACCATTCCACGTTCATGCTTTCAGttcgtacaagtggggcccacttttcaggTCTCAAACGTTTGGTATAATCGGTATATCCGTGGATGAAACCGTGCACCCAAAACCCTAATAACCCTGGCCACGGATGGGCGGATTGCTTTAGAGTTTTCTAGGTTGAATATGGGCCGTTTATTTCTTGGCCACTTGTTGAATGGTTAGAACTTgcctgattttgaaatttttttgtgcATTCGTCTATCCATGGCAAGTCCCACCGAATCAACGGCTTGAATGACTGATCCGTTGGCCTCACTTGTAAAGCTGGAGGCTAGCTGTGGAATTCAATGTTCCATCCAGGGATTGACTAATGCCTCTTAGGAGAAACTACTTGATTTTTGTTGTCTGTGGGGGCCAAGGtgatgtctgtgtgacatccaatccgtccatcagttttttcagctcatgttagAAAGGAATTCCAAAAACGAGGCACATcaaaaactccagtgggccacaccacaggaaaatgtaAGGGATGgaagcacccaccattgaaactttcctgcaGCCAAAGTGATTCTTAtaatccatccaaaccgttcatgaggatgtcaacctgatccaaaacttctgtgggaacttagaagatttcaatggtgagggTCCCACTCTTGTAGTTTGGCCCACTTGGATCTGCGAGATTTTTTGATTCACGTCCTAACGTTGTCTGGATcaacggatggacggatcagatttcacTCAGACATcaagtgtgggtcccacagtgttgCATGGTCTCCCTGGCGTTGCAGGGAACTCGCGTCCTCGTTTATAGTCGATCAACCGGATTAACTTGacgagttatatgatactcaggtgcGCATGaagcttgatactcaggcactcgggaaattgtacacgtggcacatattaactcaaatcaaaccgactTGATTGtccatatcattttttaaaatttaaattcctAATATCAGATCCGTTGAATGATCCTGACCTCCGATTCGTGGACAGTTGTTTGTGGAAAAAGGACTGTtggattattttcatttttaactggtCCAATAATCCGATAATTCGGATAATAAAATAAGATTAAGTTCTAGATCATGATACGTATATGGTGAGTACGGTTTGATTTGACTACTTTGTACGCCATTTGTGTAATTTCCAAGTAATTTTCAAGTGGCagcgtatcattcatcacactctgccagagtatcaaagtttttctcggTATCAGTTCTCCCGGTCACTACTTCCAAGCAACGGCAACATTACCTGCTATAGCCGGTCATCAACGGCCCCACCACCAACGGTCACATAAAATCACGTGACGGGTTTAAATTCCAACGTCTCAAAGTCTCTCACCCGCTTATAAAATCCTCCCAAAACCCCAACCCTCTACCCAACTCCCTCTCCTCCCACATCGCCGAAAACCGTCGTACATCGCCGGAATCTAACACACGTCACCGGAACGCCTTTTCCCGGCCACCGGAAAATCTTTTCATTTGGAATTTGACATCTCCCAAAATGCATAACCTGTGCGTATttgctctgtttttgctgttggTGTCAAATTCCGGCAATGCACAGGCACCCGGTCCGGCACCGACGATCCTGGCAACACCTCCTCCGGCCATTTCTCCGGCGAAAACACCTCTCCATGCCCCTTCCAATTCCCCCATCTCATCCCCTAACCCAACAACACCACCAGCAACATCTCCGGTGGTAGCCCCTTCAAATTCCCCCATTACATCTCCACCTCCAGCAGCAACCCCTTCAAATTCCCCCATTACATCTCCACCTCCAGCAGCAACCCCTTCAAATTCCCCCATTCCATCTCCACCTCCAGCAGCAACCCCTTCAAATTCCCCCATTTCATCTCCACCTCCGGCGGCAACCCCATCAAAAACCCCCATTTCATCTACACCTCCGGCGGCAACCCCATCAAAAACCCCCATTTCATCTACACCTCCGGCGGCAACCCCATCAAAAACCCCCATTCTATCTCCACCTCCATCGGTATCTCCAGCGACATCTCCGGCTGCAACTCCATCGAAACCTCCCGCATCATCTCCCCCGGCCACGACTCCACCGGTCGCAGCCACACCCGCCATCAGCCCCTCCGGCACCGCAACCCCGGCGTCATCTCCGGTGATCATGCCAACTCCGGCTACTCCTGCAACATCTCCAACGAAATCGTCGCCGGGTCCTGTTTTTTCATCGGAACTAAATCCTCCAAGTCCGACGCCGGGAGGTCTATTGGGGCAGAATGCACCGAGTCCGTTGAGTGCACCGGACGAGTCAGGGTCGAACCCCATGCACAAGGCCGGACTCGTTTTCAGTTGTTTGGCGGTTTTGGCTACTTTGGGTCTATgaatggatttttatttatttatttatttattaattctcatttttattttattttaattggatTGCTGTAATATGTTTCTTCTTGGATTAGAgattaatataaaattatatttattataccCCTTTTATTGGAATTTAGTTATGGGAGATGGCCTTATCATCGATGCCCCACCTTTCAAAATCAGACCCATCTAGCGATTCTAGCCACCATACTAAATGATTTTCTTTTAAGCTACCAAGAATGTGGACCGTTAATAAGCTACTGATAATCATGCCCAGAGGCTCAACTATGCACATTCACTGTGGTATTTCACCTaaagtacttttattattattattgttattttttggTTCAATATGATTGTctgtttcatgtttttttttgtttttcaagtcTAATATATCTATCAGCCATTGGACCGTTAATAAACTATGTGGATCATTAATAAGCCACCAATGAATGTGGGCCGTTAATAAGCTAGTGATAATCATGCCCATTCACCTAAATAATTTTATTAGTATTGttatttttttcttggtttttcaaGCTTGATATCTCAaccattggaccacaccacaaaaaacaacaaGGATATTGATGTtcactattaaaaccttctttatggcccattgaaaccttctttatGGCCCATAATGTATTTAATTACATCTGACCCTTTCATGAGGTTACAAAGATATAgacgaagtaaaaacacaaatatcagcttcatccaaaacttacaaCTCCAAAATGTTTTGAAAAAAAGTTTTGAAAGTTAGTTTAATTGAGCTTTAAATATTCTTGAATTTTGGaaccatgccctgaaatgatataaTGATACAGGGAAACATATGTACaatgtggatatgacacatacatcatgatgggcccgcaGGGTTCAAATCAATATGCAATCTGATTTTGAGATgatttttatatattaaaaaattacccATACAAAACTCCGGCTTTTAGTCCAACCCACTTATATTTAAGTGGGCCAGCCTGGCCCACTGACAGCCCCAGGCAGAGTTTCCAACCCCATTCTAAAAAATATCTAAAAGATGagaaaagggaaaaaggaaaaaagaaaaaagtgaaacTTCTTTGACCAAAAGATATAAAGATACGGCCcccttcaaaagaaaaaagattttatGACCAGAAGATCTAAAAGCACCTGATGTAAAGCTCGAATCTCGTACTGCATCTAGAGATGCGAGCACCACCGGGCGACTCGCTAATCTTACAAGACAGatgggaaagaaagaaagatttttgggattaaaaaaaaaatatctaaacaaatggctcacttgatgaaaaGCTGGGATCTTACATTGCATATAAATGGACAGGGCATGGACAGCACGACACGTATGGATTAAAGCACTGAGCATGAGACCACAGCTTTTTTTTTGTTGAGAAATGATCAGATGCCAATAATATATGTCTCAGtatagtggtgtggcccacctaatgagttgaTCAACTTGGATTTCATACCAGGCAATCGTCATGTAGCAAGAAAACCTCATTGAATAAATAAGTAATGAGTGCGGATTGCGAGGATCACCTTCGTGTATTTGTTTATCGGCCATCCATGCcttttcccaaatcattttaaggtatgtgcttAAATATAAAGCAGATCTTACACTTGAGTGgaccaaatcaaataataagcttgggttgcattaagtGCACGATACAAAatacgctcaagtggaccaaccaACTACAAATGACTCTTAATTTAATGCTCACAAAATACGCTCAAATTTTGCCTCgtgcacaacacaacttttaatgtCCAAaatatttctgggtcccactgtgaattttgttttagatccacaccaccaatcaaatattagcttaatcagacacttctgtgaccccaagaagttttcaacaataacgTCCACTttagttgtgtggtccactctatcCAATAATGATATGAAAATTTGGATAGACGAGATGGATTTAagaaataaatcattgtggggcccacgtaaattTCACACTTGTGTGGTGCAGCACATTAAGGGGGAGAAGAAAATCGGAAGCATTGACATCTGGAGCTtccgtgggcccatcatgatgtatgtatcaaatccacaccaaccatctatttttccgtaccattttagggcacaaaaaatgaggtagatctaaggctcaagtgagttataccacaggaaatagttggaaTTAGATGCATACCGTTGAAaatagatatttgtatttttcctttatccaagtttatgtgactacatctatgctatccatccatattgaaagctcattttagtgaatgatctaaaaatgaagcaactccaaatcccaggtggaccatagtacatgaaatagtggtgattgaccattaaaaacttcttgtgggccacaaaagctttggatcaagatgatatttgtgtagttccttcatctaggtgtttgtgaccttatcaactggtaggatggcaattaaacatttcagtggcatcgatgaagtttttaatggtgaggattcaatcacaactgtttctatgatgtggttgacctaagatttgagtcagcttcatttttgggatcatactctAAAACGAactttcaaaatagttggacgatgtgga
Coding sequences:
- the LOC131217419 gene encoding glycine-rich cell wall structural protein 1.8-like, translated to MGFDPDSSGALNGLGAFCPNRPPGVGLGGFSSDEKTGPGDDFVGDVAGVAGVGMITGDDAGVAVPEGLMAGVAATGGVVAGGDDAGGFDGVAAGDVAGDTDGGGDRMGVFDGVAAGGVDEMGVFDGVAAGGVDEMGVFDGVAAGGGDEMGEFEGVAAGGGDGMGEFEGVAAGGGDVMGEFEGVAAGGGDVMGEFEGATTGDVAGGVVGLGDEMGELEGAWRGVFAGEMAGGGVARIVGAGPGACALPEFDTNSKNRANTHRLCILGDVKFQMKRFSGGREKAFR